The genomic window GTCTGGCTTTTTGTTCCAGGTCTTTCGGAATGGTGGAAAGAGTAGAGTGATCTCCATCCTGAATGTCTTCTTCCAAAGCATTTTTGATGAATTGTTTTAAAACTTTATCTGTAACGTATGCCGGTTTTTTCATAAGGTTTGTTTTAGTAATAGTATGATGCTTTTGGTCCGAATAGCAGGTCATGAATTATAAATAGTAAAAGAATTTCATTTTCTTTTGCATCAATTTTTTCAAATTCTATATTATCTTTTATTTTTGTATTGTTTTGATTGATACCTCGAAACTCTAATACCTGTTTTTCATTTCTTCCTTGAGGTATAGTTTTATAGCTCCAATTAAAATTGTCCCAATTATACTCTTGAGTAAAATAAATGATTTTTTCTTTGTTAAATGTTAAAATTGGATACTGAGGATTGTTGATATAATATAGAGTTAATCGTAATTTATTATCTTTAATTATATTATTTATATCGAATTTTAAACTTCCATAATACTCCGGTTTTCCCAAACCTTTCATATTACACAAAAGATTTAAAACTAAAGGATACTTAGATCTGGGAATGATAATTTTTTTTAATAATGTCACCCCAAACAATCCCGATAGAAGTCCTAAAAATACTATTCCTATAGGGATAATTATATTTGAAAAATTCTCAATTTCTCCATTTTTTCCAAAAAAAATTAATAAAGCAAAACCGCAAATTAATGATAATGCCATTCTTGAATAGAATAAAATATTAACTATTGTAAGAATATTTAAATTCAAAGTTTTCATTTGTTTAATTAAAATTAAACCAAATCTTTATTATAAAATGCTCCTTTATTTTCTGTCATTTCCATAGATTGGGTAATGATGAGGTGAGCAACGGTTGTTAAATTTCTTAATTCCGATAATTGCGGCGAAAGAATAGAGTAGTGGTAGATTTCATCGACTGCTGCGGCAATTTCCTGATGTTTTTGCAGTGCCATATTTAAGCGTCGGTTGCTTCTTACAATCCCTACAAGATCACTCATCATTTCCTGAAGCTGTTTTCTTAAATAGGAAATAATGACCATTTCATCCATAATCTTCATGCCTTCCTCGTCCCATTCAGGAACGGATTTCAGGTCGTCAAAGTTAAAATTATTTTCATGCAATAATTCAACCGTCTTCATCGCTGCGCTGTGTCCGAAAACCAAACCTTCCAATAAAGAATTGGATGCCAGTCTGTTGGCACCATGAAGTCCTGAATTGGTACATTCTCCAACGGCAAAAAGATTTCGGATGGAAGACTGTCCGTCTCTGTCGATCTCAATTCCTCCCATGAGATAATGACAAGCCGGAACGACTGGGATCAATTGGGTGAAAGGATCAATTCCTTCATCCTTGCATTTTTTATAAATATTGGGGAAATGTTCTAAGAATTTTTCATGATTCATTTCTTTGCAGTCCAAACCTACATATTCGTCACCCGTAATTTTCATCTCGGCATCAATAGCTCTTGCGACGATATCTCTTGAAGCTAATTCTTCACGCTCATCATATTTGTGCATGAATTTTTCCCCTCTTTTTGTTCGTAATTTCGCTCCGTCTCCGCGTACGGCTTCAGAAATTAAAAACAACATTCCGTCCATTTTGCTATATAATGCAGTCGGATGAAACTGATAATATTGCATATTGGAAACTTTTCCTTTGGCTCTTGCTACAAAAGCGATTCCATCTCCGGTTGCGATCGTAGGATTGGTGGTGTTTTTATAAACATGTCCGGCTCCTCCGGTTGCCACCAATGTTATTTTTGAAGTGATTTTTTTAATCTGCTTGGATTTTTCATCCAGAATATAAGCTCCATAACAATGAATATCACCTTCGTTCAGTTCTTTTCCGGGAACATGGTGCTGGGTGATAATATCAATAACATAATGATGATCAAGAATTTCTATATTTTCACTTTTATTGGCAGTTTCCAAAAGAGCTCTTTCGATCTCAAAGCCGGTGATGTCTTTATGGTGTACAATTCGGTTTTCAGTATGACCTCCTTCTCTTCCCAGAGCGAACTTTCCGTTTTTCATATCGAAGTTGGCACCCCATTCTACAATTTCATTGAATCTTTTTGGAGCTTCGGTAACTACCATTTCCACGACATCGCGTTTGTTTTCGCCATCTCCCGCCCGCATCGTATCTTCAATGTGTTTTTCAAAATTATCTTTTTGAAAATCTGTAACTACGGCAAGACCGCCCTGAGCATATTTGGTGTTGCTTTCGTCCTCGTCAGATTTTGTTACGATAATTATTTTGGTGTCAGGAAATTGCTCAGAAACCTTGATGGCATACGAAAGTCCCGAAATACCGGAACCAATTACTAATACATCCGCTTTTATCATTATGCTTACTTTAGGTACACTGTCTAAATAATTAAATAAATTTAAACAATTTTTCGTTTGGTTTTCTTACTTTTTTCATGTGTTGGAAATGGTCTTCTTCCGAACGGTAGCCTAAAGCGAGGGTAACGGTTACTTTTTCGGATTCAGGATTTACTTCAAGAACTTCTTCTATGAGATCCTGGCGAAAACCTTCCATAGGGCAAGTGTCTATATTTTCAATAGCCGCGGCATACATTAAATTTGCCAGGACAATATAAGACTGTTTTTCTGCCCAATTGAAAATTTCATCTTGCGTTTTTTGATTAATATGTTGGTTGATGCTGGTTCTGAAAAGATCTAATTTTTCCAAAGGTGTTTCTCTTACTTCGGAAATATGCCTGAAATATCCATTGATATAGCTGTCGTCCACTGTTTTTTTTGAAATAATTACAATTAAATGAGAGCAGGTGGAAATTTGGGAAGGATTGTAGAATGCGGGAATCAGCTTTTGCTTCATCTCTTCACTTTCCACTACCAAAATTTTATAAGGCTGAAGACCAAGAGAGCTTGCCGATAATTTTCCCGATTCAAGAATATTGTGTAATGTTTCCTGGGGGATAATTTCGGAGTTAAATTTTTTTACAGAATACCTTCTGCTTAAAGCCTCTAAATAATTCATCTTACAAATTTAATAATTGAAGGTGAGAAAATAGATTTAAAAGACAAAAAATAAGGATTACTTCAAATTGAAATAATCCTTACTTAAGATATAGATAATGGTTATTATTCTCTATTTTTTACAAGCACCCATCCGGAATATTTGAAAGGTGTACTTTTCTTGTCGTTTTCATTCCATGTTACAGAATACCAGTAGCTTCCCGTCGGAACTCTTCTTCCGAGGGCTGTTCCGTCCCATTTGTAGTTGTTGGATTTGTCTCCCTGATGAATTTTTACTCCGTATCTGTCGAATACACTGAACACAAGGTTCTGCTTGTTTGCTAGTGCAGAATAATCAATAATATCGTTTACTCCGTCTCCGTTTGGTGTAATTACATTGATCAGATTAGGAACTACAATATCTATTACGATCGGTTCACAATCATAAGCATCTTTTACATAGACAGTATTGTCACCTCTTGGTACATTATTGAAAACATTTGAATCCTGCCAGTTGATATTATCTGTAGAATATTTGTAAGGAGCTGTTCCTCCCGTCGCATAGATGGTAATGGTGTTGTAGGTAATGTCAATACTGGAAACGACAGGTTGCTCTGAAGGGAATACTTTTACCGTTTGTTTTGTCCAGCATTCACCTGTTTTTAACTTTACCCAGTATGTTCCCACTGTTACGCCCGATATAGATTGTGTTGTCTCACCAGTGCTCCACTGATACCCATCAAAATCAGGACCTGCATCTAATGTTGTTTTATCTTCGATGCAAATGATTTTGTTTTTTAAAACTTTTGAAAAATTAGGCGGAAATACCTCAAGAGTGATCTTTGCAATTTCAGAACATTCGTAGATATTACTTACCGTTACATATACCACGCCGTTCGGTGCAATATAGTGATCCGGATTTAAAATTTCGTTAGTTCCGTTTTGTGCATCAGTTAATGAAGGATAATATTTTTTAGTAACATCTGATGTTGTGGTTATTGCTGCTGTGGTCAAGTTGAAAAGCCCTGTTGCGGTATTTTCCTCGAGGAAGCAAGATCTTAAGGTAGCATCGTTTACACTCACAGTAGGTGCAACGTTTAAGGTGATTTTCGCATCGTTATTATCGCATAATACAGAGGTCGGATCCTTTATCACAACAGAAATACTTGTCGTTGCATTATATTGAAAATGGGTAGGATCAGCAATTGGAGTTCCGCTTCCGGTAACATAGTATGCGAAAGTGTAGCTAGCCGGGGTCGCTGTAAACTGTGAATTCAATGATGTTAAATCAATAGTTGAAGTCCCAGTAGAATCCGGACAAATAGTTTTGGTAATGGTAGTTGCGATTAACGGAATCTTATCTACATATACTTTTACATTTTTAATAGAATGCCTGGATCTTGCGCCTCCGGTTGAAGCTGAAAACCCAAAATATCCTACAGTCATTGCTGCTGCTGCACCTGAAGGAGCAAAAGATTGGTTACAGATCAGAACTCCATCGAGAGTTATTTTTACAATCCAGTTGGCCGGAGCGGCAGGATCTACTTCTCCTGTCACTTCAACATGTTTATAGGTTGGTCCTCTGAAATTTTGTGTCGGATTGAGATCGGCCGAATGAAAAGAACTTCCCGGAGTATTAAAATATTCAACGTTGTTACTGTCTGTTGTATTGGCAACCTGTCCGTAAGCTACGTGTATCTTACTCATTTGAGCAGTGGTTGTATTGTTGTAAGTATCAAACCCAACAATGAACCCTACTGCGTTTTGCGAAACTCCGATTCCGGAACCTAATACACTTGCTACGGGAGGATTTGCCAGATACCAGAATGCAATACCGTCTCCGTTATAACTTTGGGGCGAATCTATTCTGAAATCGAACTCCACTCTCCATTTGTCGCAGTATTTTAAGTTAATGGGTTCGTTTAAGCGGATAGACCCGGATTGATTGTTGAGATCAGGTGTAAGCTGAATGAAATCTGTATTGACTACGGTAGGAGATACCATGGTCCATCCTGTTGTGTTTACAGGGTTTCCGGTAAGTTGGTAAGTTTGTGCCGATACTTTCTGTGGAATTATTGAAAGCAAGGCTAAACAGCCTAAAAGTAGAATTTTTTTCATGTGCTGAATGCTATTTTTTGAGGGGTAATATTTTTTATAATAAAAGGGCACCCAAAAGATGCCCCTCCAAATTATTCTCTATTTTTTACCAATACCCATCCACTATACTTTGTTTGAGTATTGTTTTTATCATTTTCATTCCAAGAGATGGTAAACCAGTAGGTTCCTGTGGTAAGTTTTTTACCACCTGAAGTTCCGTCCCACTTATAGTTTCTTATTTTATCGGCTTCAAATTTTTTGTTGCCGTATCTGTCATATACTACAAAGCTTAAATTCTTTTTATAAGCTAAAGCACTATAATCTATAAAATCATTAACATTATCTCCGTTTGGAGTAATTGCATTAATTAAATTCGGAACAGTTACCTGTATTTGTATAGGTTCACAATTGTAGAAGTCTTTTACAAAGATTTTGTTTTCTCCTCTTGGAAGTCCTGTAAATATATTAGAATCCTGCCATTTAATTCCGTCTAAAGAATATTGATAAGGAGCACGTCCTCCTGAAACATTTACAGTGATCGTATTGTTGATAATGTCTAAACTTGTAATTACTGGGTCCGCAGCCGCATTTACTCTTACAATTTGTTTAGTAATACAATTTCCGGTTTTTAGTTTTACCCAGTAGATTCCTACTGCAACATTTTGAATAGCTTGAGAAGTTTCACCTGTGCTCCATTCGTAACTTGCAAATCCCGGGCCTGCATCCAATGTTGTTTTGTCATCAATGCAGATTGTTTTGTCTTTAAGAACAGAGGATGTTACTGGCGATATTACAGTTAATCTTATTTTCTTGATGATATAGCAAGAGTTTTGCCCTTTAATTCTTACATATACTTCTGCATTTCCAGATATATAAACTGATGGATTGGTAATTGGATTGGTTTCGTTCAAAGCATCAGTTAATGTGATATAGTATTTTTTTGTGATTCCTGCTTCGGTTGAAACATTTGCAGCTTCTAAATTGAATAAAGCCGTAGCCGGGTTTTCTTCAATGAAGCAAGATTGCAATGAAGCATCATTAGAAACCGGCAAAGGAAGGAAGCTTAAGGTAATTTCCGCATTTCCTGTACAGCCTTGCGGAGTGGTAACCTTTACATATACTTTTCCCGGAGCTGAAACATAGGCATTCGGAGTCGTGATTTCGTTGACACCTGCCGTTAAATCTGCTAACGTTCTGTAATATTTTTTTACGACACCGGGTACACCTGTTACGGCAGCACTGTTTAAATTGAAGGTTGCTGTTGTTGCATTATTGTTATTACACTCACTCAGCGTGACATTGTTTGCCGTAAATGGAGATAGTGTAAGCTGTATTTTTCCATCTGGGTTGTCACATAAAATTGCCGAATTGTCTCTTACGATTACATTTACGGTGGTATTGGCGTTGAACTGATAATTTGTCGGATTGGTAACAGGGACTCCACCTACTACATAGCTGAAAGTATAGTTAGCCGGATTAGTTACAAACTGATTGTTGTAAGAGGTTAAATTTACTGACGCATAACCGGTGGTCGGGTTTGGACAAAAAGTATCTGTAACCGTAGTTTTGTTCAGCGCAACTTTGTCCATGTAAATTTTTGCGTTTTTAATGGAATGTCTTGATCTCGCACCTCCGGTAGAAGCCGAAAATCCAAAATAACCCTGAGTCATTGCAGCTGCTGCACCGGAAGGAGCAAAAGACTGATTGCAGATTACAGTGCCATCAAGAGTGATTTTTATAATCCAGTTGGCTGGAGCAGCGGGATCGATTTGGCCGCTTACTTCTACATGTTTATATGTTGTTCCCTGAAATGGCTGAGTCGCATTAAGATCTGCCGAGTGAAACGAACTTCCGGGAGTATTGAAAAACTCAACATTATTGGTATCTGTTGTATTTTGTACCAAACCATAGGCAACATGCACTTTGCTCATTCCTGAACTGCCTGTAGAATTATTAAAAGTATCAAAAGCTACAATAAGACCTACTGCATTTTGAGAAACCCCGATTCCTGAGCCTAATACACTGGTAACAGGAGGATTTGCCAGATACCAGAACGCAATACCATCTCCGTTGTACGTTTGGTTCGAATCCATTCTGAAGTCAAATTCTACTCTCCATTTGTCACAATATTTTAAATTGATGGGTTCATTTAGTCGAATAGAACCAGACTGATTATTAGTATCGGATGTAAGCTGGACAAAATCAGTATTTATCACTGCAGGAGAAACCAAGGACCAGCCTGCTGTATTTACCGGGTTTCCCGTAAGCTGATACGTCTGGGAGAGGAGGTTCCCAGAAATACACAATAAGATTATCGATAAATAAGATAATAAAGTTTTATTCATTGAAGAGGAAATTAAGTTAAACGTGTAAATATATTAAATCTTGTTGATATAATGTGTATTTGCTGTTAATTTTGTCTAAAATGAGATTTATTTATCAATATATAATAAAAGCGGAAAGAAATCTGAATTGATTTTTATCTGTAATTAGTTTAAATAAGAATTAATTCAAAAGAGAGAATTGCTTTCAAGACCTTCAAAATAGGTGTCAACTTCTAAAGAATCGGAACTGGCAGCCGCAACAGCAAGTTTATCACAGAGTTCATTCTCAAAATGACCGGCGTGACCTTTTACCCAATGCATTTTGGGTTTATGAAGATTATAAAGTTCGACGAATTTCTTCCACAGATCCGGATTTTTTACGTTTTTCCAGCCTCTTTTTATCCATCCCGATATCCAGTTTTGGTTCACTGCATCAGCTACATACTTGCTGTCGGTGTACACATGGATATCACTTTCGCTGGATTTTAATTTTTCCAGAGCAGTGATAACGGCCAGAAGCTCCATTCTGTTGTTGGTGGTTTTTCTAAAGCCTTTGGAGAATGTTTTCTGATAATTTTTTTCAGGAACACGCATAAGGATTCCATATCCGCCTTTTCCGGGATTTCCGCTACAAGCTCCGTCAGTGTAAATTTCGATTTTCAAATTTCTTTGTTCTAAATCTTAAAAAGGAAAATCATCGTCATCATCAAAATCATTCATCGAAGATCCTGAAACCTGAGAATTGTTTGGAAGATCAAATGCTGCACCCGGTTGAATCGTCGTTTTAATTTTATCAAAACCACTTGGTTCGTTGGATCCAAAACCTGAAGGGTATCCTCCGGCTCCTCCGTCAAAAGCCGCTTCAATATCACCGAATTTTGCAAAATGCTTCAGGAAAGATAATCTGACATCGGCAGTTGCACCATTTCTGTGCTTGGCAATGATAAGCTCTGCCTGGTTTTCCGTTGAAGTTTCCTGTCCTTCCTCATCGTTATCCCAAACGGTAATCTTATAATATTCAGGTCTGAAAATGAAAGATACAATATCCGCATCCTGCTCGATAGCTCCGGATTCCCTCAGATCGGAAAGCTGAGGTCGTTTTCCAGGGCGGGTTTCCACACTTCTTGATAGC from Chryseobacterium camelliae includes these protein-coding regions:
- a CDS encoding T9SS type B sorting domain-containing protein, whose amino-acid sequence is MKKILLLGCLALLSIIPQKVSAQTYQLTGNPVNTTGWTMVSPTVVNTDFIQLTPDLNNQSGSIRLNEPINLKYCDKWRVEFDFRIDSPQSYNGDGIAFWYLANPPVASVLGSGIGVSQNAVGFIVGFDTYNNTTTAQMSKIHVAYGQVANTTDSNNVEYFNTPGSSFHSADLNPTQNFRGPTYKHVEVTGEVDPAAPANWIVKITLDGVLICNQSFAPSGAAAAMTVGYFGFSASTGGARSRHSIKNVKVYVDKIPLIATTITKTICPDSTGTSTIDLTSLNSQFTATPASYTFAYYVTGSGTPIADPTHFQYNATTSISVVIKDPTSVLCDNNDAKITLNVAPTVSVNDATLRSCFLEENTATGLFNLTTAAITTTSDVTKKYYPSLTDAQNGTNEILNPDHYIAPNGVVYVTVSNIYECSEIAKITLEVFPPNFSKVLKNKIICIEDKTTLDAGPDFDGYQWSTGETTQSISGVTVGTYWVKLKTGECWTKQTVKVFPSEQPVVSSIDITYNTITIYATGGTAPYKYSTDNINWQDSNVFNNVPRGDNTVYVKDAYDCEPIVIDIVVPNLINVITPNGDGVNDIIDYSALANKQNLVFSVFDRYGVKIHQGDKSNNYKWDGTALGRRVPTGSYWYSVTWNENDKKSTPFKYSGWVLVKNRE
- the nadB gene encoding L-aspartate oxidase — protein: MIKADVLVIGSGISGLSYAIKVSEQFPDTKIIIVTKSDEDESNTKYAQGGLAVVTDFQKDNFEKHIEDTMRAGDGENKRDVVEMVVTEAPKRFNEIVEWGANFDMKNGKFALGREGGHTENRIVHHKDITGFEIERALLETANKSENIEILDHHYVIDIITQHHVPGKELNEGDIHCYGAYILDEKSKQIKKITSKITLVATGGAGHVYKNTTNPTIATGDGIAFVARAKGKVSNMQYYQFHPTALYSKMDGMLFLISEAVRGDGAKLRTKRGEKFMHKYDEREELASRDIVARAIDAEMKITGDEYVGLDCKEMNHEKFLEHFPNIYKKCKDEGIDPFTQLIPVVPACHYLMGGIEIDRDGQSSIRNLFAVGECTNSGLHGANRLASNSLLEGLVFGHSAAMKTVELLHENNFNFDDLKSVPEWDEEGMKIMDEMVIISYLRKQLQEMMSDLVGIVRSNRRLNMALQKHQEIAAAVDEIYHYSILSPQLSELRNLTTVAHLIITQSMEMTENKGAFYNKDLV
- the rnhA gene encoding ribonuclease HI; amino-acid sequence: MKIEIYTDGACSGNPGKGGYGILMRVPEKNYQKTFSKGFRKTTNNRMELLAVITALEKLKSSESDIHVYTDSKYVADAVNQNWISGWIKRGWKNVKNPDLWKKFVELYNLHKPKMHWVKGHAGHFENELCDKLAVAAASSDSLEVDTYFEGLESNSLF
- a CDS encoding NAD(P)H-dependent oxidoreductase; the encoded protein is MNYLEALSRRYSVKKFNSEIIPQETLHNILESGKLSASSLGLQPYKILVVESEEMKQKLIPAFYNPSQISTCSHLIVIISKKTVDDSYINGYFRHISEVRETPLEKLDLFRTSINQHINQKTQDEIFNWAEKQSYIVLANLMYAAAIENIDTCPMEGFRQDLIEEVLEVNPESEKVTVTLALGYRSEEDHFQHMKKVRKPNEKLFKFI
- a CDS encoding lectin-like domain-containing protein, which translates into the protein MNKTLLSYLSIILLCISGNLLSQTYQLTGNPVNTAGWSLVSPAVINTDFVQLTSDTNNQSGSIRLNEPINLKYCDKWRVEFDFRMDSNQTYNGDGIAFWYLANPPVTSVLGSGIGVSQNAVGLIVAFDTFNNSTGSSGMSKVHVAYGLVQNTTDTNNVEFFNTPGSSFHSADLNATQPFQGTTYKHVEVSGQIDPAAPANWIIKITLDGTVICNQSFAPSGAAAAMTQGYFGFSASTGGARSRHSIKNAKIYMDKVALNKTTVTDTFCPNPTTGYASVNLTSYNNQFVTNPANYTFSYVVGGVPVTNPTNYQFNANTTVNVIVRDNSAILCDNPDGKIQLTLSPFTANNVTLSECNNNNATTATFNLNSAAVTGVPGVVKKYYRTLADLTAGVNEITTPNAYVSAPGKVYVKVTTPQGCTGNAEITLSFLPLPVSNDASLQSCFIEENPATALFNLEAANVSTEAGITKKYYITLTDALNETNPITNPSVYISGNAEVYVRIKGQNSCYIIKKIRLTVISPVTSSVLKDKTICIDDKTTLDAGPGFASYEWSTGETSQAIQNVAVGIYWVKLKTGNCITKQIVRVNAAADPVITSLDIINNTITVNVSGGRAPYQYSLDGIKWQDSNIFTGLPRGENKIFVKDFYNCEPIQIQVTVPNLINAITPNGDNVNDFIDYSALAYKKNLSFVVYDRYGNKKFEADKIRNYKWDGTSGGKKLTTGTYWFTISWNENDKNNTQTKYSGWVLVKNRE